The following proteins are encoded in a genomic region of Burkholderia pyrrocinia:
- a CDS encoding tetratricopeptide repeat protein — MTLPSKLLQKRPAAVRGVRAFPVRRALGAALFAAWTLTAFPAHAQDPASDDAESQGAFEHVMPDEQRNLPGVPLTSQVVYQVLAAEVALQRNQPAPAYQTYLALARDTRDPRMAQRATEIALGAQSPADALSAANLWRQYAPDSNRASQVDAALLVLAGKPADAQPMLARELARATGETRGPAILALQALLVRGSDRVGGLAVLKDMLKNDMNRPEAQLAIARQQLAVDDKAGAAQSLKQALQLRPDYLPAALMLSQMGPAERAAGIASFEKYVQQNPKSRDARLALSQLYLADDRLDDAQKQFETMRKLDSKDPTPLMALALIRIQQKKLDEATAYLKQYVQLGDKQPNLDVGQGYIYLAQIAIDQNNDAQASQWLDKVDQTSQHYLPAQITRAQLLQKQGKTDEARKVLDDLPITDPRDAAVVARTDASILFTAKRYPEAEARLGQAVQDFPDDPDLRYDYAMAAEKTGHYTTMEKQLRELIRTQPDNPQAYNALGYSLADRNQRLPEASKLIDQAMTLAPNDAYIMDSLGWVKYRMGDTTGAATVLRRAYELQPNAEIGAHLGEVLWKSGAQDDARSAWRAAQKLEPDNDTLVQTLKRLQVNGL, encoded by the coding sequence ATGACCCTGCCCTCGAAGCTGCTTCAGAAGCGCCCCGCCGCCGTGCGCGGCGTCCGCGCCTTCCCGGTCCGTCGTGCACTCGGCGCCGCGCTGTTTGCCGCCTGGACCCTCACCGCCTTCCCGGCTCACGCGCAGGATCCGGCATCGGACGACGCGGAGTCGCAGGGCGCGTTCGAGCATGTGATGCCGGACGAGCAGAGGAATCTCCCCGGCGTCCCGCTGACGAGCCAGGTCGTTTATCAAGTGCTTGCCGCCGAGGTCGCGCTCCAGCGCAACCAGCCCGCGCCGGCCTACCAGACCTACCTCGCGCTCGCCCGCGACACGCGCGATCCGCGCATGGCGCAGCGCGCGACCGAGATCGCGCTCGGCGCGCAGAGCCCGGCCGACGCGCTGTCCGCCGCCAATCTGTGGCGCCAGTACGCACCGGATTCGAACCGGGCGTCGCAGGTCGACGCGGCGCTGCTGGTGCTCGCCGGCAAGCCGGCCGACGCGCAGCCGATGCTCGCGCGCGAGCTGGCCCGGGCGACCGGCGAGACGCGCGGCCCGGCAATCCTCGCGCTGCAGGCACTGCTCGTGCGCGGCTCCGACCGCGTCGGCGGCCTCGCGGTGCTGAAGGACATGCTGAAGAACGACATGAACCGGCCCGAGGCACAGCTCGCGATCGCGCGGCAACAGCTCGCGGTCGACGACAAGGCCGGCGCCGCGCAGTCGCTGAAGCAGGCGCTGCAGCTCCGCCCCGACTACCTGCCGGCGGCCCTGATGCTGTCGCAGATGGGGCCGGCGGAACGCGCGGCGGGCATCGCGTCGTTCGAGAAGTATGTTCAGCAGAATCCGAAGTCGCGCGACGCGCGGCTGGCGCTGTCGCAGCTCTATCTCGCCGACGATCGCCTCGACGATGCGCAGAAGCAGTTCGAGACGATGCGCAAGCTCGACTCGAAGGATCCGACGCCGCTGATGGCGCTCGCGCTGATCAGGATCCAGCAGAAGAAGCTCGACGAAGCGACCGCCTACCTGAAGCAGTACGTGCAGCTCGGCGACAAACAGCCGAACCTCGACGTCGGCCAGGGCTACATCTACCTCGCGCAGATCGCGATCGACCAGAACAACGACGCGCAGGCGTCGCAATGGCTCGACAAGGTCGACCAGACGAGCCAGCACTACCTCCCCGCGCAGATCACGCGTGCACAGCTGCTGCAGAAACAGGGCAAGACCGACGAGGCACGCAAGGTGCTCGACGACCTGCCCATCACGGATCCGCGCGACGCGGCCGTGGTCGCGCGCACCGACGCATCGATCCTGTTCACCGCGAAGCGCTATCCGGAAGCCGAGGCACGGCTCGGGCAGGCGGTCCAGGATTTCCCCGACGATCCCGACCTGCGCTACGACTACGCGATGGCGGCCGAAAAGACCGGCCACTACACGACGATGGAAAAGCAGCTGCGCGAGCTGATCCGCACGCAGCCCGACAACCCGCAGGCGTACAACGCACTCGGCTATTCGCTCGCCGACCGCAACCAGCGCCTGCCCGAGGCCAGCAAGCTGATCGACCAGGCGATGACGCTCGCGCCGAACGATGCCTACATCATGGACAGCCTCGGCTGGGTGAAGTACCGGATGGGCGATACGACAGGCGCGGCGACGGTCCTGCGGCGCGCGTACGAACTACAGCCGAACGCCGAGATCGGCGCGCATCTCGGCGAAGTGCTGTGGAAGAGCGGCGCGCAGGACGACGCGCGTTCCGCGTGGCGTGCCGCGCAGAAGCTCGAGCCCGACAACGACACGCTCGTGCAGACGCTGAAACGCCTCCAAGTCAACGGCCTCTGA
- the lolB gene encoding lipoprotein insertase outer membrane protein LolB: MQMFPMLSLSSRAQRTLATAGAALALAGCASTPPSVSAPTGAPLQTAATHAYHGRFAVQYDDRLGKQQNVYGNFDWQEHGNDVSLELRSPLGQTLAVVKSTPRAASLELPNRPTQYATDVGDLMQKTLGFELPLAGLRYWLLPTPAPATHAETVRDPADGTRVKQIRQDGWTIDYLAYADAPATGVKRVNLVRATPPLDIKLVLDQ, from the coding sequence ATGCAGATGTTCCCGATGCTTTCCCTGTCCTCCCGCGCGCAGCGCACGCTGGCCACGGCCGGCGCGGCGCTCGCGCTCGCCGGCTGCGCGAGCACGCCGCCGTCGGTCAGCGCGCCGACAGGCGCGCCGCTGCAGACCGCCGCGACGCACGCTTACCATGGCCGCTTCGCGGTGCAGTACGACGATCGTCTCGGCAAGCAGCAGAACGTGTACGGCAACTTCGACTGGCAGGAGCACGGCAACGACGTGTCGCTCGAACTGCGCAGCCCGCTCGGCCAGACGCTCGCGGTCGTGAAATCGACGCCGCGCGCGGCGTCGCTCGAGTTGCCGAACCGTCCGACGCAATATGCGACGGACGTCGGCGACCTGATGCAGAAAACGCTCGGCTTCGAACTGCCGCTCGCGGGCCTGCGCTACTGGCTGCTGCCGACGCCCGCGCCCGCGACGCACGCGGAGACGGTGCGCGATCCGGCCGACGGCACGCGCGTCAAGCAGATCCGCCAGGACGGCTGGACGATCGACTACCTCGCCTACGCTGATGCCCCGGCCACGGGCGTCAAACGCGTCAACCTCGTGCGCGCGACGCCGCCGCTCGACATCAAGCTCGTGCTCGATCAGTGA
- the ispE gene encoding 4-(cytidine 5'-diphospho)-2-C-methyl-D-erythritol kinase, with protein MTDSTRSLRNCLAPAKLNLFLHITGRRPNGYHDLQSVFQLLNWGDTLHFTLRDDGRVARVTDVPGVPEESDLVVRAANLLKAHTGTASGVDIEIDKCLPMGAGLGGGSSDAATTLLALNRLWQLDLPRAALQSLAVKLGADVPFFIFGKNAFAEGIGEELAEVELPTRWFLVVTPRVHVPTAEIFSDELLTRNSKPVTIADFLAQQNSDAGWPDSFGRNDMQQVVTSKYAEVAQVVKWLYDVTPARMTGSGASVFAAFRNKHEAEAAKARLPAGWNGAVAESLNEHPLFAFAS; from the coding sequence ATGACCGATTCGACTCGCTCGCTGCGCAACTGCCTTGCGCCCGCGAAACTCAACCTGTTCCTGCACATCACCGGCCGCCGCCCGAACGGCTATCACGATCTGCAGAGCGTATTCCAGCTGCTGAACTGGGGCGACACGCTGCACTTCACGCTGCGCGACGACGGCCGCGTCGCGCGCGTCACCGACGTGCCCGGCGTGCCCGAGGAAAGCGATCTCGTCGTGCGCGCGGCCAACCTGCTGAAAGCACACACCGGCACCGCGTCCGGCGTCGACATCGAGATCGACAAGTGTCTGCCGATGGGGGCCGGCCTCGGCGGCGGCAGCTCCGACGCGGCGACGACGCTGCTCGCGCTGAACCGCCTGTGGCAACTCGACCTGCCGCGCGCGGCGCTCCAGTCGCTCGCGGTAAAACTCGGCGCAGACGTTCCGTTTTTTATTTTTGGAAAAAATGCGTTCGCAGAGGGTATCGGAGAGGAATTAGCTGAGGTAGAATTGCCGACTCGCTGGTTCCTGGTTGTGACGCCACGCGTTCATGTCCCGACCGCTGAAATATTTTCAGATGAGTTGTTGACAAGAAATTCGAAGCCCGTCACAATTGCTGACTTTCTTGCACAGCAAAACAGCGATGCGGGATGGCCAGACAGCTTCGGCCGGAACGATATGCAGCAAGTTGTGACAAGTAAGTACGCGGAAGTTGCGCAGGTGGTCAAATGGTTGTATGATGTGACCCCCGCGAGGATGACCGGCTCCGGAGCAAGCGTGTTTGCGGCGTTCCGCAACAAACACGAGGCAGAAGCGGCGAAAGCCAGGCTGCCCGCCGGTTGGAACGGTGCAGTTGCCGAGAGCCTGAACGAGCATCCGCTCTTCGCTTTCGCGTCATGA
- a CDS encoding ribose-phosphate pyrophosphokinase, with protein MSSHDGLMVFTGNANPALAQEVVNILGIPLGKAMVSRFSDGEIQVEIQENVRGKDVFVLQSTCAPTNDNLMELMIMVDALKRASAGRITAAIPYFGYARQDRRPRSARVAISAKVVANMLEIAGVERIITMDLHADQIQGFFDIPVDNIYATPILLGDLRKQNYSDLLVVSPDVGGVVRARALAKQLNCDLAIIDKRRPKANIAEVMNIIGEVEGRTCVIMDDMVDTAGTLCKAAQVLKDRGAKQVFAYATHPVLSGGAADRIAASALDELVVTDTIPLSAESLACSKVRSLTSASLLAETFSRIRRGDSVMSLFAES; from the coding sequence ATGAGCAGCCATGACGGCCTGATGGTTTTTACTGGCAACGCGAATCCCGCGCTCGCCCAGGAAGTCGTCAACATTCTTGGAATCCCCCTCGGCAAAGCGATGGTCAGCCGTTTCTCCGACGGCGAGATCCAGGTCGAGATCCAGGAAAACGTGCGTGGCAAGGACGTCTTCGTCCTGCAATCCACGTGCGCGCCGACGAACGACAACCTGATGGAACTGATGATCATGGTCGATGCGCTCAAGCGCGCATCCGCCGGCCGGATCACTGCTGCCATCCCCTACTTCGGCTACGCCCGCCAGGACCGCCGCCCGCGTTCGGCGCGGGTCGCGATCTCGGCGAAGGTCGTCGCGAACATGCTGGAAATCGCCGGCGTCGAGCGGATCATCACGATGGATCTGCACGCCGACCAGATTCAGGGCTTCTTCGACATCCCGGTCGACAACATCTACGCAACGCCGATCCTGCTGGGCGACCTGCGCAAGCAGAACTACTCGGATCTGCTCGTCGTGTCGCCGGACGTCGGCGGCGTGGTGCGTGCCCGGGCACTTGCGAAGCAGCTCAACTGCGATCTCGCGATCATCGACAAGCGTCGTCCGAAGGCGAACATCGCCGAAGTGATGAACATCATCGGTGAAGTCGAAGGCCGCACCTGCGTGATCATGGACGACATGGTCGATACGGCCGGCACGCTCTGCAAGGCCGCGCAAGTGCTGAAGGACCGCGGTGCGAAGCAGGTGTTCGCCTATGCGACGCACCCCGTGCTGTCGGGCGGCGCCGCAGATCGCATCGCCGCATCGGCGCTCGACGAGCTGGTCGTCACCGATACGATCCCGCTGTCGGCCGAATCGCTGGCATGCTCGAAGGTCCGCTCGCTGACGAGCGCGAGCCTGCTGGCCGAGACGTTCTCGCGGATCCGTCGCGGCGACTCGGTGATGTCGCTGTTCGCGGAATCCTGA
- a CDS encoding 50S ribosomal protein L25/general stress protein Ctc: protein MKVVAFERQQQGTGASRRLRNSGKTTGIVYGGEAAPQKVELDHNALWHALKKEAFHSSILELEVAGQTQQVLLRDVQYHPFKQLVLHVDFQRVDAKKKLHTKVPLHFLNAEVSPAVKLSSAIVSHVATEVEVECLPADLPEFLEVDLSKLEAGQSIHVKDIALPKGVALIAHIDVENPVVASATIPAGAVSDAAEGETPAA from the coding sequence ATGAAAGTCGTCGCTTTCGAGCGCCAACAGCAAGGTACGGGTGCGAGCCGCCGCCTGCGCAATTCGGGTAAGACCACGGGTATCGTCTACGGTGGCGAAGCTGCCCCGCAAAAGGTCGAACTCGATCACAACGCCCTGTGGCACGCCCTGAAGAAGGAAGCCTTCCACTCGTCGATCCTCGAGCTCGAAGTGGCCGGCCAGACGCAACAGGTTCTGCTGCGCGACGTGCAATACCACCCGTTCAAGCAACTGGTGCTGCACGTGGACTTCCAGCGCGTTGACGCGAAGAAGAAGCTGCACACGAAGGTGCCGCTGCACTTCCTGAACGCTGAAGTCAGCCCGGCCGTGAAGCTGTCGAGCGCGATCGTTTCGCACGTCGCGACCGAAGTCGAAGTCGAGTGCCTGCCGGCCGACCTGCCGGAATTCCTCGAAGTCGATCTGTCGAAGCTCGAAGCCGGTCAGTCGATCCACGTGAAGGACATCGCACTGCCGAAGGGCGTTGCGCTGATCGCGCACATCGACGTGGAAAACCCGGTCGTCGCGTCAGCAACGATCCCGGCTGGCGCCGTGTCGGACGCTGCAGAAGGCGAAACGCCGGCTGCCTAA
- the pth gene encoding aminoacyl-tRNA hydrolase yields the protein MIKLIVGLGNPGAEYTATRHNAGFWLIDQLAREAGATLRDERRFHGFYAKARLHGEEVHLLEPQTYMNRSGQSVVALAQFFKILPDQILVAHDELDLPPGTVKLKLGGGSGGHNGLKDISAHLSSQHYWRLRIGIGHPRDLIPESARAGAKPDVANFVLKPPRREEQEVIDASIERALAVMPMVVKGELDRATMQLHRN from the coding sequence ATGATCAAACTGATCGTCGGCCTCGGCAATCCCGGGGCGGAATACACCGCGACGCGCCACAATGCCGGCTTCTGGCTGATCGACCAGCTCGCCCGCGAAGCAGGCGCGACGCTGCGCGACGAGCGCCGCTTCCACGGCTTCTACGCGAAAGCGCGCCTGCACGGCGAGGAAGTCCACCTGCTCGAACCGCAGACCTACATGAACCGCTCCGGCCAGTCGGTCGTCGCGCTCGCGCAATTCTTCAAGATCCTGCCTGACCAGATCCTCGTCGCGCACGACGAGCTCGACCTGCCGCCCGGCACCGTGAAGCTGAAGCTCGGCGGCGGCAGTGGCGGCCACAACGGCCTCAAGGACATCTCCGCGCACCTGTCGTCGCAGCACTACTGGCGGCTGCGGATCGGCATCGGCCATCCGCGCGACCTGATTCCGGAAAGCGCGCGCGCCGGCGCGAAGCCCGATGTCGCGAACTTCGTGCTGAAGCCGCCGCGTCGCGAGGAACAGGAGGTGATCGACGCGTCGATCGAACGCGCGCTCGCCGTGATGCCGATGGTCGTCAAGGGCGAACTCGACCGCGCGACGATGCAATTGCATCGCAACTGA
- the hisC gene encoding histidinol-phosphate transaminase: MSRYWSDVVQQLVPYVPGEQPALAHPVKLNTNENPYPPSPRVVAAIARELGETGDTLRRYPDPVARALRETVAAHHRIRPEQVFAGNGSDEVLAHAFQALLKHDRPLRFPDITYSFYPTYARLYGVETTVVPLADDFSIRVDDYLDDAGGVLFPNPNAPTGRALPLADVEQIAAANPSSVVVIDEAYVDFGAQSAITLIDRHPNLLVVHTTSKARSLAGMRVGFAFGDAALIDALNRVKDSFNSYPLDRLAQVAAQAAYEDTDYFGATCRRVIDSRTRLTHALDALGFDVVPSAANFVFARHPAHDAGAIAAKLKEREIFVRHFRLPRIDQHLRITVGTDAECDALVTALRELLG, from the coding sequence GTGAGCCGTTACTGGAGCGATGTCGTTCAGCAACTCGTGCCTTACGTGCCGGGCGAGCAGCCCGCGCTCGCGCACCCCGTCAAGCTGAACACCAACGAGAATCCCTATCCGCCGTCACCGCGCGTCGTCGCGGCGATCGCACGCGAACTCGGCGAGACCGGCGACACGCTGCGCCGCTATCCCGACCCGGTCGCGCGCGCCCTGCGCGAGACGGTCGCGGCCCATCACCGCATCAGGCCCGAGCAGGTATTCGCCGGCAACGGCTCCGACGAGGTGCTCGCGCACGCGTTCCAGGCGCTGCTCAAGCACGACCGGCCGCTGCGCTTTCCCGACATCACGTACAGCTTCTATCCGACCTATGCGCGCCTGTACGGCGTGGAGACCACGGTCGTGCCGCTCGCGGACGACTTCTCGATCCGCGTCGACGACTATCTCGACGACGCCGGCGGCGTGCTGTTTCCGAACCCGAATGCGCCGACCGGGCGCGCGCTGCCGCTCGCCGACGTCGAGCAGATTGCGGCCGCGAATCCGTCGTCGGTCGTCGTGATCGACGAGGCATACGTCGATTTCGGTGCCCAGTCCGCGATTACGCTGATCGACCGCCATCCGAACCTGCTCGTCGTGCACACGACGTCGAAGGCGCGCTCGCTCGCCGGCATGCGCGTCGGCTTCGCGTTCGGCGATGCGGCGCTGATCGACGCGCTGAACCGCGTGAAGGACAGCTTCAACTCCTATCCGCTCGACCGGCTCGCGCAGGTCGCCGCGCAGGCCGCGTACGAGGACACCGACTATTTCGGCGCGACCTGCCGGCGCGTGATCGACAGCCGGACGCGGCTCACGCACGCGCTCGACGCGCTCGGCTTCGACGTCGTGCCGTCGGCCGCGAATTTCGTGTTCGCGCGCCATCCGGCGCACGATGCGGGCGCGATTGCGGCAAAGCTGAAGGAACGGGAAATTTTCGTGCGGCACTTCCGGCTGCCGCGGATCGACCAGCACCTGCGCATCACCGTCGGCACCGACGCCGAATGCGATGCGCTCGTCACGGCGCTGCGCGAGCTGCTTGGCTGA
- a CDS encoding YfhL family 4Fe-4S dicluster ferredoxin, with protein sequence MALMITDECINCDVCEPECPNGAISMGPDIYVIDPNKCTECVGHFDEPQCQQVCPVECIPRDPQHDESHEQLMEKYHALIAVKGDDAS encoded by the coding sequence ATGGCTTTGATGATTACCGACGAGTGCATCAATTGCGACGTGTGCGAGCCCGAGTGCCCGAACGGCGCGATTTCGATGGGCCCGGACATCTACGTGATCGACCCGAACAAGTGCACCGAGTGCGTCGGCCATTTCGACGAACCGCAGTGCCAGCAGGTGTGTCCGGTCGAATGCATCCCGCGCGATCCGCAGCATGACGAATCGCACGAGCAATTGATGGAGAAGTATCACGCGTTGATCGCCGTGAAGGGCGACGACGCGTCGTGA
- the coaD gene encoding pantetheine-phosphate adenylyltransferase, which produces MVVAVYPGTFDPLTRGHEDLVRRASSIFDTLVVGVADSRAKKPFFSLEERLTIANEVLGHYPNVKVMSFTGLLKDFVRTNNARVIVRGLRAVSDFEYEFQMAGMNRYLLPDVETMFMTPSDQYQFISGTIVREIAQLGGDVSKFVFPSVEKWLTEKVAAMGGPAA; this is translated from the coding sequence ATGGTAGTCGCCGTGTATCCCGGTACGTTCGATCCGCTGACGCGCGGGCACGAAGACCTCGTGCGGCGTGCGTCGAGCATTTTTGATACGCTGGTGGTCGGGGTCGCCGACAGTCGCGCGAAAAAGCCGTTCTTCTCGCTCGAAGAACGTCTGACGATTGCGAACGAGGTGCTTGGCCATTATCCGAACGTGAAGGTGATGAGTTTCACGGGCCTTCTGAAGGACTTTGTCCGCACCAACAACGCGCGCGTGATCGTGCGCGGCCTGCGCGCCGTGTCCGATTTCGAATATGAGTTCCAGATGGCGGGGATGAACCGCTATTTGTTGCCCGACGTCGAGACGATGTTCATGACGCCGTCCGACCAGTACCAGTTCATCTCGGGGACGATCGTGCGCGAAATCGCACAGTTGGGCGGCGATGTCAGCAAGTTCGTGTTTCCGTCAGTCGAGAAGTGGTTGACCGAGAAAGTCGCCGCGATGGGAGGCCCTGCCGCGTGA
- the rsmD gene encoding 16S rRNA (guanine(966)-N(2))-methyltransferase RsmD, whose amino-acid sequence MSRSSSGRPAATPGRGKPHTIRIIGGDWKRTPLAVLDLDGLRPTPDRVRETLFNWLGQDLERRRCLDLFAGTGALGFEAASRGAASVVMVERHPRAAQQLRAIKDKLGARSVEVAEADALRLAAGLSPGAFDVVFLDPPFGDTAVLERAIALAAPLVAAGGALYVETGAELDPAAHDALAGWQVVKHGKAGAVHYHLLRRENDE is encoded by the coding sequence ATGTCCCGTTCCTCTTCCGGCCGCCCGGCGGCCACTCCCGGCCGCGGCAAGCCGCACACGATCCGCATCATCGGCGGCGACTGGAAACGCACGCCGCTCGCGGTGCTCGATCTCGACGGCCTGCGGCCGACGCCCGATCGCGTGCGCGAGACGCTGTTCAACTGGCTCGGCCAGGATCTCGAACGCCGGCGCTGCCTCGACCTGTTCGCGGGCACCGGCGCGCTGGGCTTCGAAGCCGCGTCGCGCGGCGCGGCGAGCGTCGTGATGGTCGAGCGCCATCCGCGCGCTGCGCAGCAACTGCGCGCGATCAAGGACAAGCTTGGCGCTCGCTCGGTCGAGGTCGCGGAGGCCGACGCGCTGCGGCTCGCAGCCGGGCTCTCGCCGGGCGCGTTCGACGTCGTGTTTCTCGATCCGCCGTTCGGCGATACGGCCGTGCTCGAGCGCGCGATCGCGCTGGCGGCGCCGCTCGTCGCGGCAGGCGGCGCGCTGTACGTCGAGACGGGGGCGGAACTCGACCCGGCCGCGCACGACGCGCTCGCGGGCTGGCAGGTCGTGAAGCACGGCAAGGCCGGTGCGGTTCACTATCATTTGCTGCGGCGCGAAAATGATGAATAA
- the ftsY gene encoding signal recognition particle-docking protein FtsY has protein sequence MFSFFKRFKKTQEPDPAESQSADASQPDALSDAPAVEAPPAVEVPQAPAQPAAPTVVMTVTPTNDGRDEVVETVEIVPPPMQDASAKKSWLARLKTGLSKTGSSITGVFVNTKIDEDLYEELETALLMSDAGVDATEYLLGALREKVRTGRLTDPQQVKDALHDLLVELLKPLEKSLMLGRAQPLVMMITGVNGAGKTTSIGKLAKHLQSFDQSVLLAAGDTFRAAAREQLAIWGERNNVTVVQQESGDPAAVIFDAVSAARARKIDVMMADTAGRLPTQLHLMEELRKVKRVISKAHDGAPHEVLLVIDANTGQNALTQVKAFDDSLGLTGLIVTKLDGTAKGGILAAIARQRPVPVYFIGVGEKVEDLQPFSAEEFADALLG, from the coding sequence ATGTTCAGCTTCTTCAAACGATTCAAGAAAACGCAGGAGCCCGATCCGGCGGAATCGCAATCGGCCGACGCGTCGCAGCCGGACGCGTTGTCCGATGCGCCCGCGGTCGAGGCACCGCCCGCGGTCGAAGTACCGCAGGCCCCCGCACAACCGGCCGCGCCGACCGTCGTGATGACGGTCACGCCCACCAACGACGGCCGCGACGAAGTCGTCGAGACGGTCGAAATCGTCCCGCCGCCGATGCAGGACGCATCCGCGAAGAAATCGTGGCTCGCGCGCCTGAAAACGGGGCTCTCCAAGACGGGCTCGAGCATCACCGGCGTATTCGTCAACACGAAGATCGACGAGGATCTGTACGAGGAGCTCGAAACCGCGCTGCTGATGTCCGACGCGGGCGTCGACGCGACCGAGTACCTGCTCGGCGCGCTGCGCGAAAAAGTGCGCACGGGCCGGCTGACCGACCCGCAGCAGGTGAAGGATGCGCTGCACGACCTGCTCGTCGAACTGCTGAAGCCGCTCGAGAAATCGCTGATGCTCGGCCGCGCGCAGCCGCTCGTGATGATGATCACCGGCGTGAACGGCGCGGGCAAGACGACCAGCATCGGCAAGCTCGCGAAGCATCTGCAAAGCTTCGACCAGTCGGTGCTGCTGGCCGCGGGCGATACGTTCCGCGCAGCCGCGCGCGAACAGCTGGCGATCTGGGGCGAGCGCAACAACGTGACGGTCGTGCAGCAGGAAAGCGGCGATCCGGCCGCGGTGATCTTCGACGCGGTCAGCGCCGCGCGCGCGCGCAAGATCGACGTGATGATGGCCGACACGGCCGGCCGCCTGCCGACGCAGCTCCACCTGATGGAAGAGCTGAGGAAGGTAAAGCGCGTGATCTCGAAGGCGCACGACGGCGCGCCGCACGAAGTGCTGCTGGTGATCGACGCGAACACCGGCCAGAACGCGCTCACGCAGGTGAAGGCATTCGACGACTCGCTCGGCCTCACGGGCCTCATCGTCACGAAGCTCGACGGCACCGCGAAGGGCGGGATTCTCGCCGCGATCGCGCGGCAACGCCCGGTGCCCGTCTACTTCATCGGCGTCGGCGAGAAGGTCGAGGACCTGCAGCCGTTCAGCGCCGAGGAATTCGCGGACGCACTGCTCGGCTGA
- the maiA gene encoding maleylacetoacetate isomerase, translating to MKLYSYFRSSASYRVRIALNLKQLPFDYVPVHMLRNGGEQLKDEYRALNPDAVVPTLTDGDATLQQSLAIIEYLEETHPEPALLPKQPVDRAYVRAVALQIACEIHPLNNLRVLKYLKHTLQVPEEAKNAWYRHWIEAGFESLETRLASDPRTGKLCFGDTPTLADVCLVPQVFNANRFSIDTTRYPTIQRIVDHAATLDAFKAAEPGAQPDAE from the coding sequence ATGAAGCTCTACAGCTATTTCCGCAGTTCCGCGTCGTACCGCGTGCGGATCGCCCTGAACCTGAAGCAGTTGCCGTTCGACTATGTCCCCGTGCACATGCTGCGCAACGGCGGCGAGCAACTGAAAGACGAATACCGCGCGCTGAATCCGGATGCGGTCGTGCCGACGCTGACCGACGGCGATGCGACCCTGCAGCAGTCGCTCGCGATCATCGAATATCTCGAGGAAACCCATCCCGAGCCCGCGCTGCTGCCGAAGCAGCCGGTCGATCGCGCGTATGTGCGCGCGGTCGCGCTGCAGATCGCGTGCGAAATCCATCCGCTCAACAACCTGCGCGTGCTGAAGTACCTGAAGCACACGCTGCAGGTGCCCGAGGAGGCGAAGAACGCGTGGTACCGGCACTGGATCGAGGCGGGCTTCGAATCGCTCGAGACGCGTCTCGCGAGCGATCCGCGCACCGGCAAGCTGTGCTTCGGCGACACGCCGACGCTCGCCGACGTGTGCCTCGTGCCGCAGGTGTTCAACGCGAACCGCTTCTCGATCGACACGACGCGCTATCCGACGATCCAGCGGATCGTCGACCACGCAGCGACGCTCGACGCCTTCAAGGCGGCCGAGCCCGGCGCGCAGCCCGACGCCGAGTGA